DNA from Bordetella genomosp. 13:
CCGCACCCACGGTCTTGAGGAAATCGCGGCGTTGGAACTTCGCGGCCAGGGCGGCAGCCAATTGCGACTTGTAATCCGGCGTGGTCATGCAGGAACTCCTTGCTTGGAGAAAGGGGATAGAGGCGCGAGGTCATCGACGGTGGCCAGCACGTGCTGCCGCATGACGGCCTCGCCATGCGCGGGATCGCCACTTTTCAGGGCATCGATGAGGTTCAGGTGATGCTCCCGGGCGCCGGGGCGGCCGGATTCCTTGATCCAGGCCCGCATGTAGGGCTCGATCAGTGAATTGAGGCTGGCGATCTGGCGCAGCAGTCGCGGCTGGCGGCTGAGGCCGCAAAGATGTTCATGGAAAGCGCGATGGCTGCCTGTCCAATCGGGCAGGCTCTCCGCCAGGTCGTCCAGTCGCGACAGCTGCGCCTCGAGATCGCGCAGGATGGCCGGCGTCAGGCTCGGCATGGCCAGGCGCACCGCCAGGCCTTCCAGCACCGCGCGCATCTCGAAGACCTCGCGCATGGCGTCGATGTCCAGGCCGGACACGACGACGCCGCGGTTAGGCCGGATCGTCACCAGCCCCTCGGTCTCGAGACGGCGCAGGGCTTCGCGCACCGGCATGCGGCTGGTGCCGATCTGCGCGGCAATCGTCTCGGGCTTCAGGCGCATGCCGGCGGGATACTCCCCCAGCCGGATGGCGGTATGGATGTGCAGGTACGCGTCCGCTTCCGCGGTCGCGCCTTGCAGCGACGGCACAGACAGGTTCAGCATGGCCTGGATCAGTTGATACGTGGATACGGTTTGCTTGACGCTGAGCCTGTTCAAGCAAAGTCCATGCCAACTGAAAGCGGCCTGCGCGCCGCGAGGCTTCGATCAGGGCGGGACAGCGGTGTGGCGGCGATGAAAGCGGCGACGGCGCGGCGGGTGAGCGAGCGCAGCGCGTCCGTTCCGTCCGCCGCAGGCAGCACCGGTTTGGCGCTCGGGCGCATCACGAATGGTCATCGTGAGTGCTGATGGTGCATGGGAGCTCACGATGGATGTGGCGTCTGATAAACAGGCGCTGCCAACCAGTCTCGCGCCACTCCGCTCATGCTTATGGACAAGCCGCGTTGCAGCGCAGATCTTGAGTTAGTTATTATCTAGTGATAACATCATGCGACACAAAGAGACCCAAGCCTGGACGCCATGCTTCTTCTCGACGGGGAAACGTTCGCCGTGGACCAGGCAGGCAAGCTATGGGTCAGGTTCGATGTGAAGCCGGTGGCGATATCGGTTCAGCGTCCGCACGGCCTCAAGTATTCGTTGACACTCCACGATGAGGACGGCGGGCGCATTCTTGGGTTCGACAACGCCCATCCCATCAAGGAAGGCACAGGCCCCGGCGCACATACGCGGGTCGAATACGACCACACGCACAAAGGCGAGCGGCTTCGCTTTTATCGTTATGCCGACGCCGCCACCCTGCTGAGTGACTTCTGGCAAGAAGTGGAATCGATAATGCGAGAGAGGAATCTCTGATATGAAGATGCTGAAAGTCGGTATCGCATCGCTGGAGCAATACAAGGCCAGGACGCTTGCCATTGCTCGGGGCGAGTACACACCTCAACCTGACGAGCCGAAGGTCTGGTTTCAGTCGATTGAGAGCCTGTCCCAGGTCCTATCGGAGAGGAACCGGGCTCTGCTTGCACTGATCGCGGAAACTGAGCCGCAGTCCATCCACGAGCTTGCACTCAAGACAGGCCGCGCCAAGTCGAACCTCTCACGCACGCTGCGAACGATGGAGCAATACGGCCTTATCCATTTCGAGCAAGGACCAGGGCGACAATTGGCGCCCAGGGCCGACTATTCAGGCATTTCGCTCGAAATGGCGTTCTAGCCCAGAACCCATCATGCAATCTATGTCAGCGGCACATCCGCACGCGAGGCCGACCGCGTTCCCGGCGTGGGATGCGTATCGCTCGGATAATAGGTGTGCACCACCGACAGCTTGACCTGGCCGCTGGCATTGCCGCGCGCCGCATGCAGCGTGCGGCAATGGAAGAACACCACGTCGCCGGGCTGCAGCTCGGGACAGACGGCCCGTTCGATCCACGCCTGGTTCTCGGCCGGGTCAGGCAGGAAGAACCTGGCCGCGTCGAACTGCGAC
Protein-coding regions in this window:
- a CDS encoding toxin-antitoxin system TumE family protein — translated: MLLLDGETFAVDQAGKLWVRFDVKPVAISVQRPHGLKYSLTLHDEDGGRILGFDNAHPIKEGTGPGAHTRVEYDHTHKGERLRFYRYADAATLLSDFWQEVESIMRERNL
- a CDS encoding GntR family transcriptional regulator, with the translated sequence MLNLSVPSLQGATAEADAYLHIHTAIRLGEYPAGMRLKPETIAAQIGTSRMPVREALRRLETEGLVTIRPNRGVVVSGLDIDAMREVFEMRAVLEGLAVRLAMPSLTPAILRDLEAQLSRLDDLAESLPDWTGSHRAFHEHLCGLSRQPRLLRQIASLNSLIEPYMRAWIKESGRPGAREHHLNLIDALKSGDPAHGEAVMRQHVLATVDDLAPLSPFSKQGVPA
- a CDS encoding HVO_A0114 family putative DNA-binding protein; this encodes MKMLKVGIASLEQYKARTLAIARGEYTPQPDEPKVWFQSIESLSQVLSERNRALLALIAETEPQSIHELALKTGRAKSNLSRTLRTMEQYGLIHFEQGPGRQLAPRADYSGISLEMAF